One genomic segment of Sanyastnella coralliicola includes these proteins:
- a CDS encoding DUF7793 family protein encodes MHNLRPEELDDFKSETPQAFFRYSDGILVVELKPELIIDLRTIQRMERFRKEMSMGFELPVLIVIPKDHLLLDKEAFQYLGSKEAMDGCVAKAIVIKAPLRVILKNFSLAFLKAEKPFRLFVSRSEAKMWLFDHITEEIILPD; translated from the coding sequence ATGCACAACCTTCGACCAGAGGAACTTGATGACTTCAAAAGCGAGACGCCACAGGCGTTCTTCCGCTATAGTGATGGCATCCTGGTCGTTGAGCTCAAACCTGAATTAATCATTGATCTACGTACCATTCAGCGCATGGAGCGCTTTCGGAAGGAAATGTCAATGGGGTTTGAACTTCCGGTGCTCATAGTGATTCCAAAAGATCACTTATTGCTAGATAAAGAGGCCTTTCAGTACTTAGGGAGCAAGGAAGCGATGGATGGTTGTGTGGCTAAGGCCATTGTCATTAAAGCACCGCTGCGCGTGATCTTGAAAAACTTCTCACTAGCCTTCTTGAAAGCGGAGAAGCCGTTCAGATTGTTCGTTAGCAGATCAGAAGCCAAAATGTGGCTCTTCGATCATATCACCGAGGAGATTATTTTACCAGATTGA